In Curtobacterium sp. TC1, the following proteins share a genomic window:
- a CDS encoding quinone-dependent dihydroorotate dehydrogenase has product MAEGLVRSGYAVVFRSVFAKMDPERAHHLAFAVIKALPHVPFVGGLVERYSRPSAADGITTMGIHFPSRFGLAAGFDKDARGIGGLGLLGFGHVEVGTITAKPQPGNERPRLFRLIEDRALINRMGFNNHGAGAAARRLERARRNPGRPVIGVNIGKSRVVAVEDAIDDYLESTRRLAPFADYLAVNVSSPNTPGLRGLQELDQLRPLLSAVRDAAGDTPVLVKIAPDLTDEQVDAIAGLAVSLGLSGIIANNTTISREGLTADPADVEAMGAGGLSGAPVAARSLEVLRRVRAAVPAEFCVIAVGGVTTEQDVQDRIDAGATLVQGYTAFLYEGPSWATRINRLRRKRLRRAAR; this is encoded by the coding sequence ATCGCGGAAGGCCTGGTCCGCTCCGGGTACGCCGTCGTCTTCCGGTCGGTCTTCGCCAAGATGGACCCCGAGCGGGCCCACCACCTGGCGTTCGCCGTCATCAAGGCCCTGCCGCACGTGCCGTTCGTGGGAGGTTTGGTCGAGCGCTACTCCCGGCCCTCGGCGGCCGACGGCATCACGACGATGGGCATCCACTTCCCGTCCCGCTTCGGCCTCGCCGCCGGGTTCGACAAGGACGCCCGCGGCATCGGCGGCCTCGGCCTGCTCGGCTTCGGGCACGTCGAGGTCGGCACGATCACCGCGAAGCCCCAGCCGGGCAACGAGCGTCCGCGCCTGTTCCGGCTCATCGAGGACCGCGCGCTCATCAACCGGATGGGCTTCAACAACCACGGCGCCGGTGCTGCGGCCCGACGTCTCGAGCGCGCCCGCCGCAACCCGGGGCGGCCCGTCATCGGCGTGAACATCGGCAAGAGCCGCGTCGTCGCCGTCGAGGACGCCATCGACGACTACCTGGAGTCGACGCGTCGGCTCGCCCCGTTCGCCGACTACCTGGCCGTCAACGTCAGCTCCCCGAACACGCCCGGCCTGCGCGGCCTGCAGGAACTCGACCAGCTCCGCCCGCTGCTGTCCGCCGTCCGCGACGCCGCCGGTGACACGCCCGTGCTGGTGAAGATCGCGCCGGACCTGACCGACGAGCAGGTCGACGCCATCGCCGGCCTCGCGGTGTCGCTCGGGCTGTCCGGCATCATCGCCAACAACACGACGATCTCCCGTGAGGGGCTCACCGCGGACCCGGCCGACGTCGAGGCCATGGGTGCCGGGGGACTCTCCGGCGCGCCCGTCGCAGCGCGTTCGCTCGAGGTGCTGCGTCGCGTCCGTGCCGCGGTGCCGGCCGAGTTCTGCGTCATCGCCGTCGGCGGTGTGACGACCGAGCAGGACGTGCAGGACCGCATCGACGCCGGGGCCACCCTGGTGCAGGGCTACACGGCGTTCCTCTACGAGGGGCCGAGCTGGGCCACCCGCATCAACCGCTTGCGCCGCAAGCGGCTGCGCCGCGCCGCGCGCTGA
- a CDS encoding DUF3043 domain-containing protein: MAKAAPKTNTTVNPTEEELLEQGKGRPTPSRREREAANRRPLVGNTPVDKKAARARLNSERERARVGMANGEERYLPAKDRGEQRRFVRNWIDARWNVGEIMMPVLVLFLIVGFAASQTAIASYSLLLVWAFVALFVLDCVVLWLSMRRKLTTKFGEMQRGTFLYILTRAWQLRFLRLPKPQVKRGQYPAL; encoded by the coding sequence GTGGCGAAGGCAGCCCCCAAGACCAACACGACCGTGAACCCGACCGAGGAAGAACTCCTCGAGCAGGGCAAGGGCCGCCCGACGCCGTCCCGCCGTGAGCGCGAGGCCGCGAACCGCCGTCCCCTCGTCGGCAACACGCCGGTCGACAAGAAGGCCGCCCGCGCGCGTCTCAACTCCGAGCGCGAGCGTGCCCGGGTCGGCATGGCCAACGGCGAGGAGCGCTACCTGCCGGCGAAGGACCGCGGTGAGCAGCGTCGCTTCGTCCGCAACTGGATCGACGCGCGCTGGAACGTCGGCGAGATCATGATGCCGGTGCTCGTGCTGTTCCTGATCGTCGGGTTCGCCGCCTCGCAGACCGCGATCGCGTCGTACTCGCTCCTGCTCGTCTGGGCGTTCGTGGCCCTGTTCGTGCTCGACTGCGTGGTGCTCTGGCTCTCGATGCGCCGCAAGCTCACCACCAAGTTCGGCGAGATGCAGCGTGGCACGTTCCTCTACATCCTGACGCGGGCGTGGCAGCTGCGGTTCCTGCGCCTGCCGAAGCCCCAGGTCAAGCGCGGGCAGTACCCCGCCCTCTGA